From Bos indicus x Bos taurus breed Angus x Brahman F1 hybrid unplaced genomic scaffold, Bos_hybrid_MaternalHap_v2.0 tig00003479_arrow_arrow_obj, whole genome shotgun sequence, the proteins below share one genomic window:
- the LOC113889034 gene encoding tumor necrosis factor receptor superfamily member 10C-like isoform X2, with translation MALEVVTPRQPGQRTLPDRTVQRGQRAAAASSSRAGCTQGPRPRLRGPWALIFTVLLLVKAASAKSIRNDEFHQQSSAPLEQSPQQKLCPPGLYMKEAIGGCATYTNGIDYTNHSNALPSCLLCMTCKSGEEEKNCCILIEDTKCQCKSGTFRGEDAPEFCQKCSTRCPDGKDMDMNCTLRSNIKCVDQESSTLAHGEAPVPGELTTMSQRLPITPSPSSGSSRLVIGIVTGIVITVFLIGCMVWCCLKGLFNECWHKVIGFSSIWRPQTLSNCITAKPRVDTVFDKEADRRQRPVLRCSKQIVC, from the exons ATGGCTCTGGAGGTTGTCACCCCGCGGCAACCTGGACAGCGAACGCTCCCCGACCGCACCGTGCAGCGGGGACAGAGGGCAGCGGCCGCCTCGAGCTCCCGGGCAGGGTGCACCCAGGGCCCCAGACCTCGACTCCGGGGCCCGTGGGCTCTCATCTTCACTGTCTTGCTGTTG GTCAAAGCTGCTTCAGCCAAATCTATAAGGAACGATGAATTTCACCAGCAGTCATCAGCCCCACTGGAACAGAGCCCCCAGCAGAAGTTATGTCCACCAG gATTGTATATGAAAGAAGCCATTGGAGGTTGTGCCACATACACCAATGGGATAGACTACACCAATCATTCAAACGCTCTCCCTTCTTGCTTACTTTGCATGACTTGCAAATCAG gagaagaagaaaaaaattgctgCATCCTGATCGAGGACACTAAGTGTCAGTGCAAATCTGGCACTTTCCGTGGAGAGGATGCACCTGAATTCTGTCAAAAATGCAGCACCAG GTGCCCTGATGGGAAGGACATGGACATGAACTGTACCCTCCGGAGCAATATCAAGTGTGTGGACCAAGAATCAAGTACCCTTGCCCATGGGGAGGCCCCAGTTCCTGGAGAGCTAACAACCATGAGCCAGAGACTACCCAtcactccctctccctcctcaggCTCTTCAAGGCTGGTGATTGGAATTGTAACTGGAATTGTAATCACCGTTTTCCTAATCGGATGTATGGTATGGTGCTGCTTGAAAG GTCTCTTTAATGAGTGCTGGCACAAGGTGATCGGTTTCTCCAGCATCTGGCGGCCTCAGACCCTCAGTAACTGCATCACAGCAAAGCCCAGGGTGGACACGGTCTTTG ATAAAGAAGCTGACAGAAGACAACGCCCAGTCCTGAGATGCAGCAAGCAGATTGTCTGTTG A
- the LOC113889034 gene encoding tumor necrosis factor receptor superfamily member 10B-like isoform X3, with protein MALEVVTPRQPGQRTLPDRTVQRGQRAAAASSSRAGCTQGPRPRLRGPWALIFTVLLLVKAASAKSIRNDEFHQQSSAPLEQSPQQKLCPPGLYMKEAIGGCATYTNGIDYTNHSNALPSCLLCMTCKSGEEEKNCCILIEDTKCQCKSGTFRGEDAPEFCQKCSTRCPDGKDMDMNCTLRSNIKCVDQESSTLAHGEAPVPGELTTMSQRLPITPSPSSGSSRLVIGIVTGIVITVFLIGCMVWCCLKGLFNECWHKVIGFSSIWRPQTLNKEADRRQRPVLRCSKQIVC; from the exons ATGGCTCTGGAGGTTGTCACCCCGCGGCAACCTGGACAGCGAACGCTCCCCGACCGCACCGTGCAGCGGGGACAGAGGGCAGCGGCCGCCTCGAGCTCCCGGGCAGGGTGCACCCAGGGCCCCAGACCTCGACTCCGGGGCCCGTGGGCTCTCATCTTCACTGTCTTGCTGTTG GTCAAAGCTGCTTCAGCCAAATCTATAAGGAACGATGAATTTCACCAGCAGTCATCAGCCCCACTGGAACAGAGCCCCCAGCAGAAGTTATGTCCACCAG gATTGTATATGAAAGAAGCCATTGGAGGTTGTGCCACATACACCAATGGGATAGACTACACCAATCATTCAAACGCTCTCCCTTCTTGCTTACTTTGCATGACTTGCAAATCAG gagaagaagaaaaaaattgctgCATCCTGATCGAGGACACTAAGTGTCAGTGCAAATCTGGCACTTTCCGTGGAGAGGATGCACCTGAATTCTGTCAAAAATGCAGCACCAG GTGCCCTGATGGGAAGGACATGGACATGAACTGTACCCTCCGGAGCAATATCAAGTGTGTGGACCAAGAATCAAGTACCCTTGCCCATGGGGAGGCCCCAGTTCCTGGAGAGCTAACAACCATGAGCCAGAGACTACCCAtcactccctctccctcctcaggCTCTTCAAGGCTGGTGATTGGAATTGTAACTGGAATTGTAATCACCGTTTTCCTAATCGGATGTATGGTATGGTGCTGCTTGAAAG GTCTCTTTAATGAGTGCTGGCACAAGGTGATCGGTTTCTCCAGCATCTGGCGGCCTCAGACCCTCA ATAAAGAAGCTGACAGAAGACAACGCCCAGTCCTGAGATGCAGCAAGCAGATTGTCTGTTG A
- the LOC113889034 gene encoding tumor necrosis factor receptor superfamily member 10B-like isoform X5 → MALEVVTPRQPGQRTLPDRTVQRGQRAAAASSSRAGCTQGPRPRLRGPWALIFTVLLLVKAASAKSIRNDEFHQQSSAPLEQSPQQKLCPPGEEEKNCCILIEDTKCQCKSGTFRGEDAPEFCQKCSTRCPDGKDMDMNCTLRSNIKCVDQESSTLAHGEAPVPGELTTMSQRLPITPSPSSGSSRLVIGIVTGIVITVFLIGCMVWCCLKGLFNECWHKVIGFSSIWRPQTLSNCITAKPRVDTVFDKEADRRQRPVLRCSKQIVC, encoded by the exons ATGGCTCTGGAGGTTGTCACCCCGCGGCAACCTGGACAGCGAACGCTCCCCGACCGCACCGTGCAGCGGGGACAGAGGGCAGCGGCCGCCTCGAGCTCCCGGGCAGGGTGCACCCAGGGCCCCAGACCTCGACTCCGGGGCCCGTGGGCTCTCATCTTCACTGTCTTGCTGTTG GTCAAAGCTGCTTCAGCCAAATCTATAAGGAACGATGAATTTCACCAGCAGTCATCAGCCCCACTGGAACAGAGCCCCCAGCAGAAGTTATGTCCACCAG gagaagaagaaaaaaattgctgCATCCTGATCGAGGACACTAAGTGTCAGTGCAAATCTGGCACTTTCCGTGGAGAGGATGCACCTGAATTCTGTCAAAAATGCAGCACCAG GTGCCCTGATGGGAAGGACATGGACATGAACTGTACCCTCCGGAGCAATATCAAGTGTGTGGACCAAGAATCAAGTACCCTTGCCCATGGGGAGGCCCCAGTTCCTGGAGAGCTAACAACCATGAGCCAGAGACTACCCAtcactccctctccctcctcaggCTCTTCAAGGCTGGTGATTGGAATTGTAACTGGAATTGTAATCACCGTTTTCCTAATCGGATGTATGGTATGGTGCTGCTTGAAAG GTCTCTTTAATGAGTGCTGGCACAAGGTGATCGGTTTCTCCAGCATCTGGCGGCCTCAGACCCTCAGTAACTGCATCACAGCAAAGCCCAGGGTGGACACGGTCTTTG ATAAAGAAGCTGACAGAAGACAACGCCCAGTCCTGAGATGCAGCAAGCAGATTGTCTGTTG A
- the LOC113889034 gene encoding tumor necrosis factor receptor superfamily member 10C-like isoform X1, whose protein sequence is MALEVVTPRQPGQRTLPDRTVQRGQRAAAASSSRAGCTQGPRPRLRGPWALIFTVLLLVKAASAKSIRNDEFHQQSSAPLEQSPQQKLCPPGLYMKEAIGGCATYTNGIDYTNHSNALPSCLLCMTCKSGEEEKNCCILIEDTKCQCKSGTFRGEDAPEFCQKCSTRCPDGKDMDMNCTLRSNIKCVDQESSTLAHGEAPVPGELTTMSQRLPITPSPSSGSSRLVIGIVTGIVITVFLIGCMVWCCLKGLFNECWHKVIGFSSIWRPQTLSNCITAKPRVDTVFGLSYAVVPDSLNWPGGSRLNIKKLTEDNAQS, encoded by the exons ATGGCTCTGGAGGTTGTCACCCCGCGGCAACCTGGACAGCGAACGCTCCCCGACCGCACCGTGCAGCGGGGACAGAGGGCAGCGGCCGCCTCGAGCTCCCGGGCAGGGTGCACCCAGGGCCCCAGACCTCGACTCCGGGGCCCGTGGGCTCTCATCTTCACTGTCTTGCTGTTG GTCAAAGCTGCTTCAGCCAAATCTATAAGGAACGATGAATTTCACCAGCAGTCATCAGCCCCACTGGAACAGAGCCCCCAGCAGAAGTTATGTCCACCAG gATTGTATATGAAAGAAGCCATTGGAGGTTGTGCCACATACACCAATGGGATAGACTACACCAATCATTCAAACGCTCTCCCTTCTTGCTTACTTTGCATGACTTGCAAATCAG gagaagaagaaaaaaattgctgCATCCTGATCGAGGACACTAAGTGTCAGTGCAAATCTGGCACTTTCCGTGGAGAGGATGCACCTGAATTCTGTCAAAAATGCAGCACCAG GTGCCCTGATGGGAAGGACATGGACATGAACTGTACCCTCCGGAGCAATATCAAGTGTGTGGACCAAGAATCAAGTACCCTTGCCCATGGGGAGGCCCCAGTTCCTGGAGAGCTAACAACCATGAGCCAGAGACTACCCAtcactccctctccctcctcaggCTCTTCAAGGCTGGTGATTGGAATTGTAACTGGAATTGTAATCACCGTTTTCCTAATCGGATGTATGGTATGGTGCTGCTTGAAAG GTCTCTTTAATGAGTGCTGGCACAAGGTGATCGGTTTCTCCAGCATCTGGCGGCCTCAGACCCTCAGTAACTGCATCACAGCAAAGCCCAGGGTGGACACGGTCTTTGGTTTGTCCTATGCTGTTGTCCCTGACTCTCTCAACTGGCCTGGGGGCTCTAGGCTGAAT ATAAAGAAGCTGACAGAAGACAACGCCCAGTCCTGA
- the LOC113889034 gene encoding tumor necrosis factor receptor superfamily member 10B-like isoform X4 has protein sequence MALEVVTPRQPGQRTLPDRTVQRGQRAAAASSSRAGCTQGPRPRLRGPWALIFTVLLLVKAASAKSIRNDEFHQQSSAPLEQSPQQKLCPPGEEEKNCCILIEDTKCQCKSGTFRGEDAPEFCQKCSTRCPDGKDMDMNCTLRSNIKCVDQESSTLAHGEAPVPGELTTMSQRLPITPSPSSGSSRLVIGIVTGIVITVFLIGCMVWCCLKGLFNECWHKVIGFSSIWRPQTLSNCITAKPRVDTVFGLSYAVVPDSLNWPGGSRLNIKKLTEDNAQS, from the exons ATGGCTCTGGAGGTTGTCACCCCGCGGCAACCTGGACAGCGAACGCTCCCCGACCGCACCGTGCAGCGGGGACAGAGGGCAGCGGCCGCCTCGAGCTCCCGGGCAGGGTGCACCCAGGGCCCCAGACCTCGACTCCGGGGCCCGTGGGCTCTCATCTTCACTGTCTTGCTGTTG GTCAAAGCTGCTTCAGCCAAATCTATAAGGAACGATGAATTTCACCAGCAGTCATCAGCCCCACTGGAACAGAGCCCCCAGCAGAAGTTATGTCCACCAG gagaagaagaaaaaaattgctgCATCCTGATCGAGGACACTAAGTGTCAGTGCAAATCTGGCACTTTCCGTGGAGAGGATGCACCTGAATTCTGTCAAAAATGCAGCACCAG GTGCCCTGATGGGAAGGACATGGACATGAACTGTACCCTCCGGAGCAATATCAAGTGTGTGGACCAAGAATCAAGTACCCTTGCCCATGGGGAGGCCCCAGTTCCTGGAGAGCTAACAACCATGAGCCAGAGACTACCCAtcactccctctccctcctcaggCTCTTCAAGGCTGGTGATTGGAATTGTAACTGGAATTGTAATCACCGTTTTCCTAATCGGATGTATGGTATGGTGCTGCTTGAAAG GTCTCTTTAATGAGTGCTGGCACAAGGTGATCGGTTTCTCCAGCATCTGGCGGCCTCAGACCCTCAGTAACTGCATCACAGCAAAGCCCAGGGTGGACACGGTCTTTGGTTTGTCCTATGCTGTTGTCCCTGACTCTCTCAACTGGCCTGGGGGCTCTAGGCTGAAT ATAAAGAAGCTGACAGAAGACAACGCCCAGTCCTGA
- the LOC113889034 gene encoding tumor necrosis factor receptor superfamily member 10D-like isoform X6 — protein MALEVVTPRQPGQRTLPDRTVQRGQRAAAASSSRAGCTQGPRPRLRGPWALIFTVLLLVKAASAKSIRNDEFHQQSSAPLEQSPQQKLCPPGLYMKEAIGGCATYTNGIDYTNHSNALPSCLLCMTCKSGEEEKNCCILIEDTKCQCKSGTFRGEDAPEFCQKCSTRCPDGKDMDMNCTLRSNIKLFKAGDWNCNWNCNHRFPNRMYGMVLLERSL, from the exons ATGGCTCTGGAGGTTGTCACCCCGCGGCAACCTGGACAGCGAACGCTCCCCGACCGCACCGTGCAGCGGGGACAGAGGGCAGCGGCCGCCTCGAGCTCCCGGGCAGGGTGCACCCAGGGCCCCAGACCTCGACTCCGGGGCCCGTGGGCTCTCATCTTCACTGTCTTGCTGTTG GTCAAAGCTGCTTCAGCCAAATCTATAAGGAACGATGAATTTCACCAGCAGTCATCAGCCCCACTGGAACAGAGCCCCCAGCAGAAGTTATGTCCACCAG gATTGTATATGAAAGAAGCCATTGGAGGTTGTGCCACATACACCAATGGGATAGACTACACCAATCATTCAAACGCTCTCCCTTCTTGCTTACTTTGCATGACTTGCAAATCAG gagaagaagaaaaaaattgctgCATCCTGATCGAGGACACTAAGTGTCAGTGCAAATCTGGCACTTTCCGTGGAGAGGATGCACCTGAATTCTGTCAAAAATGCAGCACCAG GTGCCCTGATGGGAAGGACATGGACATGAACTGTACCCTCCGGAGCAATATCAA gCTCTTCAAGGCTGGTGATTGGAATTGTAACTGGAATTGTAATCACCGTTTTCCTAATCGGATGTATGGTATGGTGCTGCTTGAAAG GTCTCTTTAA